The Micavibrio sp. TMED2 genome includes a window with the following:
- a CDS encoding acetyl-CoA acetyltransferase (Catalyzes the synthesis of acetoacetyl coenzyme A from two molecules of acetyl coenzyme A. It can also act as a thiolase, catalyzing the reverse reaction and generating two-carbon units from the four-carbon product of fatty acid oxidation), whose amino-acid sequence MAPNPDQTPVIAGYVRTPFHFAKKGALAKVRPDDLAVVAIKALVAKTGVKPEDIEDLLLGCAFPEGEQGINIARAVALLAGLPKSVGGATLNRWCASSMSTIHMAAGSIAAGSGQVFIAGGVESMTRVPMGGFNPMPNPAMDKGDLAAYMSMGLTAENVAKKYQISRADQEAFAVNSHMKAAKAWADGNYADEVTSVDANGVTVDKDGCVRPDTNAEALAGLKPAFDAEGSVTAGTSSPLTDGATATLVTSEGYAKANGLPVLARIKGMAVTGCEPAIMGIGPVPATQKLLDRHGLKVDDVDIFELNEAFASQSLAVQRDLSIPDEKINIDGGAIALGHPLGASGARITGKAALLLKREGKGLAVSTLCVGGGQGVSTLLEAV is encoded by the coding sequence ATGGCACCCAATCCCGACCAGACCCCTGTCATTGCGGGTTATGTCCGTACCCCATTCCATTTCGCCAAGAAGGGCGCGCTCGCCAAGGTGCGCCCAGATGATCTCGCCGTGGTCGCGATCAAGGCGCTGGTGGCGAAAACCGGTGTGAAGCCCGAGGATATCGAGGATCTGCTGCTTGGCTGTGCCTTCCCGGAAGGTGAGCAGGGCATCAATATCGCCCGTGCTGTCGCACTTCTCGCCGGTTTGCCTAAATCGGTCGGCGGGGCCACCCTCAACCGCTGGTGTGCCTCTTCCATGAGTACGATCCATATGGCAGCGGGCAGCATCGCTGCTGGCAGTGGGCAGGTGTTTATTGCCGGTGGGGTTGAGAGCATGACCCGCGTGCCCATGGGCGGCTTCAACCCGATGCCGAACCCGGCAATGGATAAGGGTGATCTCGCCGCCTATATGTCCATGGGGCTGACGGCGGAGAATGTCGCCAAGAAATACCAGATCAGCCGTGCGGATCAGGAAGCATTCGCGGTCAACTCCCATATGAAGGCGGCCAAGGCCTGGGCTGACGGCAACTATGCCGACGAGGTCACCTCGGTTGATGCCAATGGCGTAACCGTGGACAAGGATGGCTGTGTCCGTCCTGATACCAATGCCGAGGCGCTCGCCGGTCTGAAGCCCGCCTTCGATGCCGAAGGCTCGGTTACCGCCGGTACCTCATCACCTCTGACCGATGGTGCCACCGCCACGCTGGTCACCTCTGAAGGCTATGCCAAGGCCAATGGCCTGCCGGTGCTGGCCCGGATCAAGGGCATGGCGGTTACCGGCTGTGAGCCTGCAATCATGGGTATCGGCCCGGTCCCGGCAACCCAGAAACTGCTCGACCGTCATGGCCTCAAGGTCGATGACGTGGATATTTTCGAGCTGAACGAAGCCTTCGCCAGCCAGTCACTAGCGGTGCAGCGTGATCTCAGTATTCCTGATGAAAAGATCAATATTGATGGTGGTGCCATTGCGCTCGGCCACCCGCTCGGCGCATCCGGTGCCCGTATCACCGGCAAGGCGGCCCTGCTGCTGAAGCGTGAGGGCAAGGGGCTTGCTGTCTCGACCCTGTGTGTCGGTGGTGGTCAGGGTGTCTCAACCCTGTTGGAAGCGGTCTGA
- a CDS encoding 3-hydroxyacyl-CoA dehydrogenase yields MDIKKAAVIGSGVMGMGIAAHLANAGVEVLLLDIVPEGAEDRDILAKSAIEKALKTEPAPFMSKRFARLVTPGNIDDHLAQIADVDWIIEVVIERLDIKSALYKKIDAVRKPGTLVSSNTSTIPLKDLVEGQSDGFKADFLITHFFNPPRYLRLLEIVAGPESRQELVDGITEFGDRALGKAVIKCNDTPGFIGNRVGTFWMQSAINATLDLGLTVDEADAVLSRPMGLPKTGVFGLLDLVGIDLIPHISASLTKSLPADDQYVVDNRDVPLMNKMISEGYTGRKGKGGFYRINREGGGKVKESINLQTGDYAKSEKARLESVDAAKQGLRALVEHPDKGGQLAWRVLKESLVYALNLVPEIADDIVKVDEAMRTGFGRKYGPFEMLDQLGVDWFTDKLKEEGIAIPALLEKAAGRPFYKVEDGQLFFMTTAGEYAKVERPEGVLLLSDIKLASEPVAKNGSASVWDIGDGVLCFEFTGKMNSLDENVFRMYQKVMGLIDGTTYKALVIYNEGSNFSVGANLGLAMFAANIAMWPQVEDSVRVGQQTYKALKYAPFPVIGAPSGMALGGGCEILLHCDAVQAHAETYTGLVEVGVGVIPGWGGCKEMLARHFANPKRPGGPMPAVAQVFETIGTATVAKSAIEAKELLYFRADDGVTMNRDRVLFDAKQRALSMVDGYQPPEPPVFNLPGPAAETIFNTTVDGFALQGKATPHDVVVSAHLAHVLSGGGKDMTEELTEDEVLDLERAEFMKLVRTTGTLDRIEHMLTTGKPLRN; encoded by the coding sequence ATGGACATCAAGAAAGCCGCCGTTATCGGCTCCGGCGTCATGGGTATGGGTATCGCCGCCCATCTTGCCAATGCCGGGGTTGAGGTATTGTTGCTCGATATCGTGCCGGAAGGGGCCGAGGATCGGGATATTCTGGCGAAATCCGCGATCGAGAAGGCGCTCAAGACCGAACCCGCGCCGTTCATGAGCAAACGGTTCGCCAGGCTCGTGACGCCGGGCAATATTGACGATCATCTGGCGCAGATCGCCGATGTTGACTGGATTATCGAGGTCGTGATCGAACGTCTCGACATCAAATCCGCCCTGTACAAGAAGATCGATGCGGTCCGCAAACCGGGCACACTGGTTTCTTCCAACACCTCGACGATCCCACTTAAAGATCTTGTCGAGGGCCAGTCCGATGGCTTCAAGGCCGATTTCCTGATCACCCACTTCTTCAACCCGCCACGCTATCTGCGCCTGCTCGAGATCGTGGCCGGGCCGGAGAGCCGACAGGAACTGGTCGATGGCATTACGGAGTTCGGCGACCGGGCGCTCGGCAAGGCAGTAATCAAATGTAACGACACGCCGGGCTTTATCGGCAACCGGGTCGGTACGTTCTGGATGCAATCGGCGATCAACGCGACGCTCGACCTCGGCCTGACGGTCGATGAGGCGGATGCGGTTCTGTCCCGCCCCATGGGCCTGCCGAAAACGGGTGTCTTCGGCCTGCTTGATCTGGTCGGTATCGATCTGATCCCGCATATCTCGGCCAGCCTGACCAAGTCGCTGCCAGCCGATGATCAGTATGTGGTCGATAACCGCGATGTGCCGCTGATGAACAAGATGATCAGCGAGGGCTATACCGGTCGTAAGGGCAAGGGCGGTTTCTACCGTATCAACCGCGAGGGTGGCGGCAAGGTCAAGGAGAGCATCAATCTCCAGACCGGCGACTATGCCAAGAGCGAGAAAGCGCGGCTCGAAAGCGTCGATGCCGCGAAACAGGGTCTGCGCGCATTGGTCGAGCATCCCGACAAGGGCGGCCAGCTTGCCTGGCGCGTGCTCAAGGAATCTCTCGTTTATGCACTCAATCTGGTGCCTGAAATCGCCGATGATATCGTCAAGGTCGATGAGGCGATGCGCACCGGTTTCGGTCGCAAATACGGCCCGTTTGAAATGCTCGATCAGCTTGGTGTTGACTGGTTCACGGACAAGCTGAAGGAAGAGGGCATCGCCATTCCGGCCTTGCTGGAAAAAGCGGCGGGTCGGCCATTCTACAAGGTGGAGGACGGCCAGCTGTTCTTCATGACCACGGCGGGCGAATACGCGAAGGTTGAGCGGCCCGAGGGTGTTCTGCTGCTCTCCGATATCAAGCTCGCCAGCGAGCCGGTTGCGAAGAACGGTTCTGCCAGTGTCTGGGATATCGGCGATGGTGTGCTGTGCTTTGAATTCACCGGCAAGATGAACTCGCTCGATGAAAACGTCTTCCGGATGTACCAGAAGGTCATGGGCCTGATTGACGGTACGACCTACAAGGCGCTGGTGATCTATAACGAAGGCAGTAACTTCTCGGTCGGGGCCAATCTCGGCCTTGCCATGTTTGCCGCCAATATCGCCATGTGGCCGCAGGTCGAGGACAGTGTCCGGGTCGGCCAGCAAACCTACAAGGCGCTGAAATACGCGCCGTTCCCGGTGATCGGTGCGCCATCCGGCATGGCGCTCGGTGGCGGCTGTGAAATCCTGCTCCATTGCGATGCGGTTCAGGCCCATGCCGAGACCTATACCGGTCTGGTCGAGGTCGGCGTCGGGGTTATTCCCGGCTGGGGCGGTTGCAAGGAAATGCTGGCCCGTCACTTTGCCAATCCGAAACGTCCCGGCGGCCCGATGCCTGCCGTGGCACAGGTGTTTGAGACCATCGGCACCGCCACGGTGGCGAAATCCGCCATCGAGGCCAAGGAACTGCTGTATTTCCGCGCCGATGACGGTGTGACCATGAACCGGGACCGGGTGCTGTTTGATGCCAAGCAGCGCGCCCTGTCCATGGTCGATGGCTATCAGCCACCGGAGCCACCGGTCTTCAACCTGCCCGGCCCGGCTGCGGAAACCATCTTCAACACCACGGTTGACGGCTTCGCCCTGCAGGGCAAGGCAACGCCGCATGATGTGGTGGTATCTGCCCATCTCGCCCATGTGCTGAGCGGTGGCGGCAAGGATATGACTGAGGAACTGACCGAGGACGAGGTGCTCGATCTCGAGCGTGCCGAGTTCATGAAGCTGGTGCGGACCACCGGCACCCTTGACCGGATCGAGCATATGCTCACCACCGGCAAGCCGCTGCGCAACTAG
- a CDS encoding acyl-CoA dehydrogenase, with protein MPSYTAPIEDIRFLLHDVLKADELSSLPGYEDMNLELIDTVLEEAAKLAENELFPLNQVGDKEGCTYENGVVRTPTGFKEAYNQFREGGWVGLSADPDYGGQGMPQAVNFVLNEVLSSANMAFAMYPGLSQGAYDAIHLHGTDELKNLYLPKLVDGIWSGTMCLTEPHCGTDLGLIRTKATPRDDGSYSISGTKIFISAGEHDLTENIVHLVLAKLPDAPPGVRGISLFLVPKFLPKEEGGDYVAGQRNGVMCGSIEHKMGIHGNSTCVMNFDEAQGWLVGDPHKGLRAMFTMMNAARLGVAIQGLSMAEISYQNAAIYAKDRRQGRSLTGSKEPDEAADSILVHPDVRRNLLDTKSVNEAARALAYWIGLKIDTFEKHPDERTRRDADDLVSLMTPILKAFLTDHGTNAAIACQQVFGGHGYIWEWGMEQYVRDARIAQIYEGANGIQALDLVGRKMPKDFGRLLRQFFHPVQADLEKHQTNPELQEFVFPLAKAFGKLQQATALIAQKGMKNPDEAGAASTDYLHLFGYVALGYMWLQMVQVAKDKLPEANGNAGFYENKIKTARYYMQKVMPEANACFQRIMAGADPIMDFDEAAF; from the coding sequence ATGCCCAGCTATACTGCACCGATCGAGGATATCCGGTTTCTGCTGCATGATGTTCTGAAGGCCGATGAGTTGTCGAGCCTGCCCGGTTATGAGGATATGAACCTCGAGCTGATCGACACGGTTCTGGAAGAAGCCGCAAAACTCGCTGAAAACGAGCTGTTTCCGCTCAATCAGGTTGGCGATAAGGAAGGCTGTACCTATGAGAACGGTGTGGTGCGTACACCAACCGGGTTCAAGGAAGCGTACAACCAGTTCCGTGAGGGCGGCTGGGTCGGCCTGTCGGCTGATCCCGATTATGGCGGACAGGGGATGCCGCAGGCGGTCAACTTCGTCCTGAATGAAGTCCTGTCCTCGGCCAATATGGCCTTTGCCATGTATCCGGGGCTGTCACAGGGGGCCTATGACGCCATTCATCTGCACGGCACGGATGAGCTGAAAAACCTCTATCTGCCCAAGCTGGTTGATGGCATCTGGTCCGGTACCATGTGTCTGACCGAACCCCATTGCGGTACCGATCTCGGCCTGATCCGCACCAAGGCGACACCACGGGATGACGGCTCCTACAGTATTTCCGGCACCAAGATTTTCATCAGCGCCGGTGAGCATGACCTGACCGAAAACATCGTCCATCTGGTGCTGGCCAAGCTGCCCGACGCACCGCCGGGTGTCCGCGGTATCAGCCTGTTCCTCGTGCCGAAATTCCTCCCCAAGGAAGAGGGTGGCGATTATGTGGCCGGTCAGCGCAATGGCGTGATGTGTGGCTCGATTGAGCACAAGATGGGCATCCATGGCAACTCGACCTGTGTGATGAATTTCGACGAGGCGCAGGGCTGGCTGGTCGGCGATCCGCACAAGGGCTTGCGCGCCATGTTCACCATGATGAATGCCGCGCGTCTGGGCGTGGCGATTCAGGGCCTGTCCATGGCTGAAATCTCCTATCAGAACGCCGCGATCTATGCCAAGGACCGGCGCCAGGGCCGCTCCCTGACCGGATCAAAGGAGCCGGATGAGGCTGCCGACAGCATTCTGGTGCACCCCGATGTGCGCCGGAACCTGCTCGACACCAAATCGGTGAACGAGGCGGCGCGGGCGCTGGCCTATTGGATCGGCCTCAAGATCGATACCTTCGAGAAACATCCCGATGAGCGCACCCGCCGTGATGCCGATGATCTGGTCAGCCTAATGACCCCGATCCTCAAGGCGTTCCTCACCGATCATGGAACCAATGCCGCGATTGCCTGTCAGCAGGTATTCGGCGGCCATGGCTATATCTGGGAGTGGGGCATGGAACAATATGTCCGCGATGCCCGGATCGCCCAGATTTACGAGGGGGCCAACGGTATTCAGGCGCTCGATCTGGTCGGTCGCAAGATGCCGAAGGATTTCGGTCGCCTGCTGCGCCAGTTCTTCCATCCGGTACAGGCCGATCTGGAGAAGCATCAGACCAATCCCGAGCTGCAGGAATTCGTCTTCCCGCTGGCCAAGGCATTCGGCAAGCTGCAACAGGCCACCGCGCTGATTGCCCAGAAGGGCATGAAGAACCCGGACGAGGCGGGGGCTGCTTCAACCGATTACCTGCATCTGTTCGGTTATGTGGCGCTCGGCTACATGTGGCTGCAGATGGTGCAGGTAGCGAAGGACAAGCTGCCGGAAGCCAATGGCAATGCCGGTTTTTATGAGAACAAGATCAAGACCGCGCGCTATTATATGCAAAAGGTGATGCCGGAAGCGAATGCCTGCTTCCAGCGGATCATGGCCGGCGCCGATCCGATCATGGATTTCGATGAGGCGGCGTTCTAG
- a CDS encoding phosphate starvation-inducible protein PhoH has product MAKRNSVKAQKPTRETGATVHALPGFDEPYREPGWDPLGNDMYENDRRQGTDRRSEARRSDDRERDQRYMRKVKPRTSGQAELMEAIKEHNLALALGPAGTGKTYLAIASAVEALEAGQIDRIILSRPAIDAGENIGFLPGALEEKMHPYLRPLFDCLTERLGSKRLRMLMQDGTVEIAPVGFMRGRTLNNAFVVIDEAQNCTYAQLKMLMTRLGWHSTMVITGDPEQSDLLDGMSGLADIAHRLEALPDIGVVRLSESDIVRHPLVASMLSVL; this is encoded by the coding sequence ATGGCTAAACGGAACAGCGTCAAAGCACAGAAACCAACACGTGAGACCGGTGCCACCGTGCATGCGCTGCCTGGATTTGACGAGCCTTATCGTGAACCGGGTTGGGATCCCCTCGGCAATGACATGTACGAGAATGATCGTCGTCAGGGTACCGATCGACGTTCCGAAGCCCGCCGCAGCGACGATCGTGAACGCGATCAACGCTATATGCGCAAGGTCAAGCCACGGACTTCCGGTCAAGCGGAGCTGATGGAAGCCATCAAGGAACATAATCTGGCGCTGGCCCTCGGCCCGGCCGGTACCGGCAAGACCTATCTCGCCATCGCTTCCGCCGTCGAGGCACTGGAAGCAGGCCAGATCGACCGGATCATCCTGTCCCGCCCGGCCATTGATGCGGGCGAGAATATCGGCTTCCTGCCCGGCGCGCTGGAAGAGAAGATGCACCCCTATCTGCGCCCGTTGTTCGATTGCCTGACCGAGCGTCTCGGCAGCAAGCGTCTGCGGATGCTGATGCAGGACGGCACGGTGGAAATCGCACCGGTCGGTTTCATGCGCGGTCGTACCCTCAACAACGCCTTTGTGGTGATCGATGAGGCCCAGAACTGTACCTATGCCCAGCTCAAGATGCTGATGACCCGCCTCGGCTGGCACTCAACCATGGTCATTACCGGTGACCCGGAACAGTCTGACCTGCTCGATGGCATGTCCGGGCTGGCGGATATCGCCCATCGTCTCGAAGCACTGCCGGATATCGGCGTGGTGCGGTTGAGCGAGAGCGACATTGTCCGCCATCCGCTCGTCGCCTCCATGCTGTCGGTGCTGTAA
- a CDS encoding EBNA-1 nuclear protein, translating into MQIALPYLLFLGDAPDQLAAKTAFGIALWRPENCVGQLSLPGCKADAGMTEMTLEEAVAAGAKTLVLGVANRGGKFAPEWQEVMLKALDMGLDIASGLHNKVADLPQVAAKAKELGRNIHDVRHATGEFEVGNGKKRSGLRLLAVGTDCSVGKMFTTLALDKEMKQRGMKCDFRATGQTGILIHGSGISIDAVVADFIAGVAEQLSPDNDDDHWDLIEGQGSLFHASYAGVSMGLLHGSQPDALVMCHEPTRPHMRGLPEYQLPDIGDCIALNEKCAKRVNPAARVVALSVNTAEMADEAEAKAYLDKLSEQYGMPAVDPVRIGVGPIVEVLEKEWPRSLAHAS; encoded by the coding sequence ATGCAAATCGCTCTGCCATATCTTCTGTTCCTTGGTGATGCACCTGACCAGCTTGCGGCCAAGACCGCTTTCGGTATCGCCCTCTGGCGCCCGGAAAACTGTGTCGGCCAGTTGAGCCTGCCGGGCTGTAAGGCCGATGCCGGCATGACCGAGATGACGCTGGAAGAGGCTGTCGCTGCCGGTGCCAAGACGCTGGTGCTCGGCGTAGCCAACCGCGGTGGCAAATTCGCGCCCGAGTGGCAGGAAGTGATGCTGAAGGCGCTCGATATGGGGCTCGACATTGCCTCCGGTTTGCACAACAAGGTCGCCGATCTGCCGCAGGTTGCCGCCAAGGCAAAGGAACTCGGCCGCAATATCCATGATGTGCGCCATGCCACCGGTGAGTTTGAGGTCGGCAACGGCAAGAAGCGTTCGGGCCTGCGTCTGCTCGCGGTTGGTACCGACTGTTCTGTCGGCAAGATGTTCACGACCCTGGCGCTGGACAAGGAAATGAAACAGCGCGGCATGAAATGCGATTTCCGCGCTACCGGCCAGACCGGTATCCTGATCCACGGTTCCGGTATCTCGATTGATGCCGTGGTTGCCGATTTCATCGCCGGTGTCGCTGAGCAGCTGTCGCCTGACAATGATGATGATCACTGGGATCTGATCGAGGGGCAGGGCTCCCTGTTCCATGCGTCATATGCCGGTGTTTCCATGGGCCTGCTCCATGGTAGCCAGCCCGATGCCCTCGTCATGTGCCATGAACCGACCCGTCCGCATATGCGCGGCCTGCCTGAATATCAGCTGCCCGATATCGGTGACTGCATTGCGCTGAACGAAAAATGTGCCAAGCGTGTCAATCCGGCGGCACGTGTCGTGGCATTATCTGTCAATACAGCGGAAATGGCAGACGAAGCAGAAGCGAAAGCGTATCTTGATAAGCTATCAGAGCAATACGGTATGCCGGCGGTTGATCCGGTTCGTATTGGTGTAGGTCCGATTGTCGAGGTACTGGAAAAGGAATGGCCCCGCTCACTGGCGCACGCCTCCTAA
- a CDS encoding dipeptide epimerase, with protein sequence MAPLTGARLLTARKQTIPTRGVFRISRGSRTGADVVVAQIEQDGIIGRGEATPYTRYGESVDGVLDIINSLSDGISAGMSREELQVILPSGAARNAIDCALWDLESKQAGLPVWQLAGLPEPQTLETAVTISLGDPEEMAAKALTLADWPLLKLKLAGEDEVEMERVRAVRESAPKARIIVDANEAWTLDMVARFSAELAELEIEMLEQPLPAAEDAPLATLGELPVPLGADESCHDLPTLERLRGLYQIINIKLDKTGGLTEALKMKIEAERMGFQVMVGCMVGSSLAMAPAALVAQGAHFVDLDGPIMLDRDRKPGLTYDKWRIEPVEPGLWGGGVQGLSADIEELPLPHEYRH encoded by the coding sequence ATGGCCCCGCTCACTGGCGCACGCCTCCTAACAGCACGAAAACAAACAATTCCGACTCGGGGCGTCTTTCGCATTTCGCGGGGTTCACGCACCGGGGCGGATGTTGTTGTCGCCCAGATTGAGCAGGATGGCATCATCGGCCGGGGCGAGGCGACCCCCTATACCCGCTATGGTGAGAGCGTTGACGGTGTCCTCGACATTATCAACAGCCTTTCCGATGGTATTTCCGCGGGCATGTCGCGGGAAGAGCTGCAGGTAATCCTGCCCTCCGGTGCCGCCCGCAATGCTATTGATTGCGCGCTCTGGGATCTGGAATCCAAACAGGCGGGGCTGCCGGTCTGGCAACTTGCCGGGCTGCCGGAACCGCAAACCCTTGAAACCGCTGTTACCATCAGTCTCGGCGATCCGGAAGAGATGGCCGCGAAGGCCCTGACGCTGGCTGACTGGCCCTTGCTCAAGCTGAAGCTCGCCGGTGAGGATGAGGTGGAGATGGAGCGTGTACGTGCCGTACGCGAGTCCGCCCCCAAGGCCCGTATTATCGTTGATGCCAATGAGGCTTGGACGCTTGATATGGTGGCTCGGTTCAGTGCTGAACTGGCGGAGCTGGAGATCGAGATGCTGGAGCAGCCTTTGCCTGCTGCCGAGGATGCACCGCTTGCCACGCTGGGCGAATTGCCAGTGCCATTGGGCGCTGACGAGAGCTGCCATGACCTGCCAACGCTGGAGCGTTTGCGTGGGCTGTACCAGATCATCAATATCAAGCTGGACAAGACCGGTGGCCTGACCGAGGCGCTCAAGATGAAAATCGAGGCCGAGCGCATGGGCTTTCAGGTCATGGTCGGCTGTATGGTCGGCTCATCCCTGGCTATGGCTCCCGCGGCACTCGTCGCCCAGGGCGCACACTTTGTCGATCTCGACGGCCCGATCATGCTCGACCGGGACCGCAAGCCGGGCCTGACCTATGACAAGTGGAGGATCGAACCGGTTGAGCCGGGCCTCTGGGGTGGTGGTGTACAGGGGCTGAGCGCCGATATCGAGGAACTGCCCCTGCCACATGAGTACCGCCACTAG
- a CDS encoding glucokinase, which produces MTDLIADIGATNARFALVGSGLGNVGPEAIRVLSVQSYRGLEDAMSGYLEAINVSPDAIERAAICIAGPVLGDMIVMTNHPWSFSQRDIRDQFGLNDLTVINDFTAMALSLPRLKKADRRQIGSGEAAEHAHKAVLGPGTGLGVSGLIHHNRNRWLPLSGEGGHVTLAGMTEREAEVIDNQRRHTGHVCGEDFLCGRGLVTLYQAISRTDGKTVTGRLIPADVTNRALEGSDPVAVETVEMFCAFLGNVAGNLALTIGATGGVYIAGGIIPRLGEAFDRSAFRDRFENKGRFIDYLKPIPTYLVTHEFPAFLGLIAALSATDN; this is translated from the coding sequence ATGACTGATCTTATTGCAGATATCGGCGCTACCAATGCGCGCTTTGCCCTTGTCGGATCGGGCCTTGGCAATGTGGGACCGGAAGCAATCCGCGTGCTGAGCGTGCAATCCTATCGCGGGCTTGAGGACGCGATGAGCGGCTATCTGGAAGCGATCAATGTCAGCCCCGACGCCATTGAGCGGGCCGCCATCTGCATCGCCGGACCGGTGCTCGGCGACATGATCGTCATGACCAATCACCCATGGTCGTTCAGCCAGCGCGATATCCGCGACCAGTTCGGGCTGAATGACCTGACCGTCATCAATGACTTCACCGCCATGGCCCTGTCGCTGCCGCGCCTGAAAAAGGCCGACCGACGGCAGATCGGCAGCGGTGAGGCCGCCGAACATGCTCATAAGGCAGTCCTCGGCCCCGGTACCGGGCTCGGCGTATCCGGCCTGATCCACCACAACCGCAACCGCTGGCTGCCACTGTCAGGTGAAGGTGGCCATGTGACCCTCGCCGGCATGACCGAGCGGGAAGCCGAAGTGATCGACAACCAGCGTCGGCACACGGGCCATGTCTGCGGTGAGGATTTCCTCTGTGGTCGCGGTCTTGTCACCCTCTATCAGGCGATCAGCCGCACTGATGGCAAAACCGTGACCGGCAGGCTGATCCCCGCCGATGTCACCAATCGCGCGCTTGAGGGCTCCGACCCCGTCGCGGTCGAGACAGTGGAGATGTTCTGTGCCTTTCTCGGCAATGTGGCGGGCAATCTGGCCCTGACCATTGGCGCGACCGGTGGCGTCTATATCGCTGGCGGCATTATCCCGCGACTGGGGGAAGCCTTCGACCGCTCTGCCTTCCGTGACCGGTTCGAGAACAAGGGCCGGTTCATCGACTATCTGAAGCCGATCCCGACCTATCTCGTCACCCATGAGTTCCCAGCATTTCTCGGCCTGATCGCAGCGCTGTCAGCAACCGACAACTGA
- a CDS encoding response regulator, whose product MARILLAEDDGGMRQFLAQSLERAGHAVESVGDGTEALYALDRGSYDLLLTDIVMPGMDGVELAKHVTASLPGMQVMLITGFAAVSLRMGKTANGNSAPVMSRPFHLRQLAQHIDVVLSA is encoded by the coding sequence ATGGCACGTATTTTATTGGCGGAAGATGATGGCGGCATGCGCCAGTTCCTGGCCCAGTCGCTGGAACGCGCAGGTCATGCGGTGGAGAGTGTCGGTGACGGTACCGAGGCGCTCTATGCCCTCGATCGTGGCAGTTATGACCTGCTCCTGACCGATATCGTCATGCCGGGCATGGATGGCGTCGAACTCGCCAAGCACGTGACCGCCAGCCTGCCGGGCATGCAGGTGATGCTGATCACCGGCTTTGCCGCCGTATCCTTACGCATGGGCAAGACCGCCAATGGCAACAGCGCACCGGTCATGTCGCGACCATTCCACCTGCGCCAGCTCGCCCAGCATATCGACGTGGTCCTGTCGGCCTGA